One window from the genome of Rhinolophus ferrumequinum isolate MPI-CBG mRhiFer1 chromosome 22, mRhiFer1_v1.p, whole genome shotgun sequence encodes:
- the LOC117014907 gene encoding ETS translocation variant 3-like protein has product MTPVHVAEHHRRRETWTQPSLPAPRLPERNMQCGCLARGVPTITGHSWISGLAVPDWACKAGSSPGSRQIQLWHFILELLQKEEFRHVIAWQQGEYGEFVIKDPDEVARLWGRRKCKPQMNYDKLSRALRYYYNKRILHKTKGKRFTYKFNFSKVVVVGYPLWEVRTPPVPHLLLGAPALFQPGLMPLDVWGEQPLHWAVGQPLAGQQIPRGPPEASEDEEGSGSSTYGLGSDPRPCQLGPCCHLGSPPENLPSLASFTPPLPAPLPSTWRRLPGPLMPPAPPEQQFPGSSKPDTLHPGLVCPSVAWRFPGLPLLAGLGWGLVTGLGSRP; this is encoded by the exons ATGACTCCCGTGCATGTAGCTGAGCACCACAGACGACGCG AGACCTGGACACAGCCCTcgctccccgccccccgcctcccAGAGAGAAACATGCAGTGTGGCTGCTTGGCCAGGGGCGTCCCCACCATCACGGGCCACTCCTGGATCTCAG GCCTGGCCGTCCCTGACTGGGCCTGTAAGGCCGGCTCGTCCCCGGGCTCCCGGCAGATCCAGCTGTGGCACTTCATCCTGGAGCTGCTGCAGAAGGAGGAGTTCCGCCATGTCATCGCCTGGCAGCAGGGAGAGTACGGGGAGTTTGTCATCAAGGATCCCGATGAGGTGGCCCGCCTCTGGGGCCGCAGGAAGTGCAAACCACAGATGAACTACGACAAGCTGAGCCGGGCCCTCAG GTATTACTACAACAAGAGGATCCTGCACAAGACCAAAGGCAAGAGATTCACATACAAATTCAACTTCAGCAAGGTCGTCGTGGTCGGCTACCCTCTGTGGGAGGTGCGGACACCACCAGTCCCCCACCTGCTGCTGGGGGCCCCCGCCCTGTTTCAGCCAGGCCTGATGCCCCTGGACGTGTGGGGTGAG CAGCCCCTGCACTGGGCCGTGGGGCAGCCGCTGGCTGGACAGCAGATCCCCCGGGGGCCACCGGAGGCATCTGAGGACGAGGAGGGAAGCGGCAGCAGTACCTACG gGCTTGGCTCTGACCCCCGCCCCTGCCAGCTCGGCCCCTGCTGCCATTTGGGGAGCCCCCCAGAAAATCTGCCCAGTCTTGCCTCCTTCACCCCTCCgctcccagcccctctcccctccacctGGCGCCGCCTCCCAGGGCCCCTcatgccccctgcccccccagaGCAGCAGTTCCCAGGGTCCTCCAAGCCAGACACCCTGCACCCAGGGCTTGTGTGCCCTTCAGTGGCCTGGCGTTTTCCGGGGCTTCCCCTGCTGGCTGGGCTGGGATGGGGGCTGGTGACAGGCTTGGGCTCCCGTCCCTGA